Genomic segment of Paraburkholderia agricolaris:
CCGGCATACGTTCATCACCTGCTCGATCGCGTTCAGTTCGACCAGACGCCGATGCCGCGCCTCGCCGATCGGCCACTCCTCGATCAGCGCGGCATGCTTCGTGCGCACGTCCTGCACGTGATGCAGCCAGTTGTCCGCGAGGCCCACGCGCCGGCCATGCAGCGCCGCGGCGACACCCGAGCAGCCATAGTGGCCCACCACCATGATGTGCTTGACCTTCAGCAGATCGACGGCGAACTGGATTACCGACAGGCAGTTCAGATCCGTATGCACCACTACATTGGCGATATTTCTGTGCACGAACACTTCGCCAGGCGGCAGGCCGATGATCTGATTGGCCGGCACGCGCGAATCGGAGCAGCCGATCCACAGATATTCGGGTGTCTGCTGGTGCGCGAGGCGTGAGAAGTACTCAGGATCTTCGGATAGTTTGCGGGCCACCCACGCGTCGTTGTTGTCGAACAGGTGAGCGAGCGGATTGGCAGCGGGAGAATCGTTCGTATTCATGGATGAGTCTGGGCGGTTGCTCGACCGATTGACCGGTCGATGTCGTATAAGGTTCGGACGATGCAGTCGACGATGCGGGCAGCACGTGAGACGCCAGAGGCGCGCCAGGTTCAAGCCACGCGCACGGTGGGTTCGTCTGCCGGATTCTCCGCTTGTCCGGACGCCGTATCGGCGAATCGTTCCGGATAGCGGATGCAGAAGCGCACGCTGCTGTCGTACGGGAAAAAGTCGGGCAGTTCGCCTTTCAGGAGATGATCCTTGTGCCGTTGCCATAGCGCAGGATCGAAAAAGTCCGCGTGGTGCTGCATGAAGGATCGGCGCACGCGTGGGTCGCCGAGTAAAAACGTGCCGTATGTCTCCGGGAAAATGTCGTGCGGGCCGACCGAGTACCACGGCTCGCCCGACATTTCGTCTTCCTCGTTACGTGGCGCCGGCACCGCGCGCACGTTGCATTCAGTCAGGTATTCGATCTCATCGTAGTCGTAGAACACGACGCGGCCGTGACGGGTCACGCCGAAGTTCTTGTACAGCATGTCGCCAGGGAAGATGTTCGCCTGCATCAATTCCTTGATCGCGTTGCCGTATTCCTTGATGCCGTGATCGACGTCCTCGTCGCTGCCGTTCTGCAGGAACAGATTGAGCGGCACCATCCGGCGTTCGATATACAGATGGCGAATCACGAGGTTGTCGCCGTCGTATTCGATCAGGGACGGCACTTCCTTCTCGAGCTCGCGCATCAGCGCTTCGTCGAGCCGGGAAATGGGCAGCGCCACGCTCGAATATTCGAGCGTGTCGGCCATGCGGCCCAGCCGGTCGTGCCGTTTGACGAGCTGATACTTTCCCTTGATCTTCTCGCGCGTGGTTTCCTTGGGTGGCGGAAAGTGGTCTTTGATCAGCTTGAAGACGTACGGAAACGAGGGCAGCGTGAACACCAGCATCACGAGCCCCTTGATGCCGGGCGCGATGATGAACGGGTCGCTCGAATGCTTCAGGTGGTGCAGCAGATCGCGATAGAACAGATTCTTGCCCTGCTTCTGCAAACCCACCGACGTGTAGATTTCCGCCTTCGGTTTGCCCGGCATGATCGTGCAGAGAAACTCGACGTAAGCGGAGGGCACTTCCATGTCCACCAGGAAGTATGAATGCGAGAAGCTGAAGATGATCAGCAACTGTTCACGTTTGAGCAGCACCGTATCGAGTGCCAGCACGCCGGGTTTCACATGGCGCAGCGGCACGGCGAACGGCAACAGCAAATCGCCGTTGATGATCCGCCCAATGATGTACGCCGTCTTGTTCCGGTAGAACAGCGACGAGAGCACGTGAATCTGGAAGTTGGCCGCTTCGTCGAACACGCCGAACGCGTCGTGGATCGTTTGCATTACGCACTCGACGTCGCGTGTCAGATCCTCGAACGGCGGCTCGAGCTGGAAGTTGGTGACGATGCGTTCGAGCGTCGCAGCGAGGCCGTCTTTGCCGGGGTAATACGCACGATAAGTCGGCTTCGCCGCCGGTTCGTCGTTCTCGATGTACTCGGTCGAAATCGCCGGGCGCACGAAAATGAAGTCGTTGTTGAAATACGAACGGTGCAGGATCTTGCAACACACCGAATTGAAGAACGTCTCAGCGCACTCGGGCTGACGGTGCGTGGTCAGGAGGCCGATGTAGTGGAGCTTGATCTGTTGCCACACTTCGCTGTCGATATTCTCGGCGTCGTATTCGTCTTCGAGCAACTCGACGCATTCCTCGACGCGCTCGTCATACGAGGTAATGCGTTCTCGCGCCAGCGTTTGCAGGCCGTGCCAGTCGGCCGCCTCGAACAGCGTTTTGGCATGAATCGCGGCGTCGCGGAAAATCCGGTAGTGCCGATCGAACCCTTCGAGCATCGTCTGGGCGACGTCGAAGCCGATCTGGGACGACAGCAGTTTGGGAAAGTGATTCATGTCGAATTCGCCTGGTCGCAGCTTACGCAGACTGGGTTCCGCGTGCGCCGCTCTCCAGCAGCGCGCGCGCCTGGGCTTCGTATTGTGCGAGGTCTTCGAGCGTCGCGTTCAGATCTTCGAGTTGACGTTCGAGCACATCGCGATGGCGCGACACCGTGGCAAGGAAAGCGTGCAATTGCGGCACGGTGTCGGTTGGCGACTCGTAAACGTCGAGCAGATCGCGGATTTCCGACAGCGTGAAGCCGAGCCGCTTGCCACGCAGCGTGAGTTTCAGGCGAGTTCGGTCGCGACCTGAATAAACGCGCCGCAAGCCGCTCGAACCCTCTCGGGTGGGTGAGAGTAAACCCTGGTCTTCATAGAAGCGGATCGCTCGGGGCGTGACGTCGAATTCCCGCGCGAGCTCGGTGATCGTGTATTGCGTGTTCATCGGGGCGTCCCGTGTCCGGGCAGAAAATCGGATTGAACGATAGAATCGACGTTTACGTTATCGTCAACCTGAGCGAAACGCAACTAGAGAGCAATACGGCACCGGACTGTCCCGGCCGGGCCGCAACCACGCTGTGCGGCATCGCATACCTCGCCATGCCGGACGGCCGACGGAGGAAGACAACCCCAATGAATGCACTCGAACATCAACTCGACTACCCGTTCAACGACACGATGCCCGAAGCGGGCCATGCGATGGAAGTCGCGCCCGGCGTGTTCTGGCTGCGCATGCCGCTACCGTTCGCCCTCGATCACATCAATCTGTGGCTGCTACGCGATGAAATCGACGGTCAGCGTGGCTGGACGGTAGTCGACTGCGGGATTGCATCGGATGCGATCAGGGAGAATTGGGAGAAGGTGTTCGACTCCGTGCTCGACGGCCTGCCGGTGCTGCGCGTGATCGCCACGCATTGCCACCCGGATCACATTGGCCTCGCACACTGGATCTGCGGCGGCGGCGACAAGAAACGCTGGAACGTGCGCCTGTGGACGACGCTTGGCGAATACATGCAGGCACGTGTGATGGCGGCCGGCGACGGTTCGAATGCGGGCGGTGAGGGCGCGGCACAGCATTTTGCACGGCATGGTCTGAACGATCAGGCGTCGCTCGAGAAGCTGCGCAATCGCACGAGCTACTACGCGAGTCTCGTGCCGGCTCTTCCCGATCAATACCGCCGCCTGCGCGAAGCCGATGGCGTGCGGATTGGCGGCAAGACGTGGCGGGTAGTGACCGGCTTCGGCCATTCGCCGGAACACTGTGCGCTGTATTGCGAGGAGACCGGCACGCTGATCTCCGGCGATATGGTGCTGCCGCGCATCTCGACGAACGTTTCTGTGTTCGCCATGGAGCCGGAAAGCACGCCGCTTGCGCTGTATCTGGAATCGCTCGGCCGCTACGAGACGATGCCCGAAGACACGCTCGTGCTGCCGTCGCATGGCAAGCCGTTCCGTGGCGTACGCACGCGCATCAGGCAACTGCGTGAGCATCATGACGCGCGTCTGGCTGAAGTGCGCGAGGCCTGTGCGGAGAAGCCGCAGAGCGCGGCGGATATCGTGCCGTTGATGTTCAAGCGCCAGCTCGACATCCATCAAATGACGTTCGCAATGGGCGAAGCGCTGGCGCACTTGCATCTGCTATGGCTCGCGGGCGAACTGCAGCGCAGGCAGGATGCGGACGGCGTGATCCGGTTTAGCGGCGCGGCCGATCTGAAGCGCTGATCTGGCCGCGACGTCACCGGGCCGCCGATGCTACACGGTGGCCGGTTCGAAACGCCAACCTGCCGGCGTCCACCGCATGGTGTGGGTGGGCTGCAATGCCGCCAGAAAATCGGCGTCGTGCGACACCGCGACAATCGCGCCCGGGAAGTCCACTAGCGCATCTTCGAATGCCAGCACCGACTCGAGGTCCAGGTGATTGGTCGGCTCGTCGAGCAGCAGTAACTGCGCCGGCGTGCCGCGCCATAACGCACAGGCGAGTGCCGCTTTCAGCCGCTCGCCGCCACTCAGATTTCGCGAGGGTTGCGTCGCGCATTGGGCGTCGAGTTGCAGCAAGGCGAGCCGGCTGCGTAACTCGCCTTCGGCTAGCGGCGTATCGAGCAAGCCCAACTGCTCGACGATCGAACGTTCAGGATCGAGCAGAGCCAGGCGTTGGTCGAGATAGGCGCACGGCACGTGCGTCAGACGCGTGCCGCCCAGTGGCGGGACTTCACCTGCCAGCACACGCAGCAGCGTCGATTTTCCGCAACCGTTCGGCCCCGTTAGTGCGATACGTACGGGGCCTTCGACTGCCCATGTGACCGTTGCCGCCGGGTCGTTTGCTTCCAGCCAGGGCAGGCGCGCCCCGTCGAGCGTGAAAACTTTGCGACGTGCAGGAAGCCCGGCGCCGGGTAATGAGAGCAGGACTGCGCTGTCCGGTATGACAGCGCGCTGTCGCTTCGCTGACCTTGTCGTTCAGATCGGTTTTAACCGCTTGCTGGGACTTGTGGACATGTCCCATCGCCTCCGTCGCTCGACCTTTTATCTTCGCGCGTTCCATACGTGAGACGTTGGCCGTATCGGCATAGTGCCGTGTGCCCGCTGCGCGGCGCTGAATCGTGTCGTGTTCCCGTGCGAGGCGGCGGCGTTCACGTGCGCGCTCCGTGCGGGCATGTTCAAGCGCGGCGTGGGCGGCCTGTTGCTCCGCGTCGCGCTGCGCATGAAAAACCGCGTAGTTGCCGCCATACACGCGCGGCCCATGAGGCGTCAACTCGACGATCCGTTCAACCTCGCCGAGCACCTGACGGTCATGGCTGACAACGATCAGGCCGCCGCGCCACTCATTAAGCTGCGCGCGCAACCACGCCCGGCCATCGCGATCGAGGTGGTTAGTGGGTTCGTCGAGCACGAGCAGATCGGCGCCGGAGAGTAACGCGCCGACCAGCGCGACGCGTGCGCGTTGGCCGCCGCTCAGATTGTCCGCGCTGTCGTGCGCTTGCAGCTCAGGCAGATTTGCCTGCTGCAACGCGATTTGAAAGCGCGTGGCGAGATCCCAGCGGTCGCCCACTACCTCGAGATCGTCGGGGTGAGTGGTGCCCGCGGCAAGGCGTGCGAGCGCATCCAGCGGGGCATCGAGTCCGGCAGTTTGCGCGATCGTTTCGCCTTCCTGCGCGACCGTATTCTGCTTGACGTAGGCGATCGAGCCGAAGCGGTCGACTTTGCCGGCCGACGGCGTCAGTTCCCCCGCAATCAGTCGAGCGAGCACGCTTTTGCCCGCGCCATTGCGACCGACAATAGCCGTCGGCGTGGTGTCGAACGTGAGATTGAGGGAGTCGAACAGCGTCGCTCCATCGTCGAAATGGAACGAGAGCTGATGAAGCGAGACGAGTGTGGATGCTGGCGTGACATGAGCCATAAGCACCTCCGAAAATGTGTTGCACCTTTCGCCCGGCAAGCAAGGCTTGCGTGAAGCGAAAACATTTAAGGAACGCTTAGTTGTTCATTTTGGCTGATGTCCGGAAAGAATGATCTGTAAAAAAGTATAGCAAGCGCAACAGATCGGATGCAAGCGGGGCGCCGCGGTGCGTTGTCGCGTGTGGACGCTGCCTGAGCGGTGAACGCTGAAGGGGGAGGATAAAAAAACAGACCCGGTGCATTGCAGCGGGTCTGTCGTGATGCTCACCATCGAGCGTGGCGTCATGCAGTGGTTTTACTGCACCGCCACCGCGCCAAAGTTCTGCCGTCCGAACGGACTGACGTGATAGCCGCTCACATTCGTGCGCGTGATGGCTGCTGCCGTCGGGTAACCCAGCGGAATCCACAGCGCCTGATCGTGGATGATCTGTTGTGCCTGTTCATACGCTTTCGCGCGTTTGGCCTGATCGGGCGTTGCCTTGCCGTCGGCGATCAGTTTGTCCAGATCCTGATCGCAGAAGCGCGCAAAGTTGATGCCCGACTTCACCGCGTTGCAACTGAAGAGCGGCGACAGATAGTTGTCCGGATCGCCGTTGTCACCGGCCCAGCCCATGAACAGCGTGTCATGCTGACCTTGCTTCGCCTGCTTGATCAACTCGCCCCATTCGATCACCTTCACCTCGGCCTTCACGCCGATCTTCGCGAAGTCGGCCTGCAACAGTTCGGCGCCGGCCTTCGGATTCGGGTTCAGTACGCTGCCGTTCGGCCGCACCCAGATAGTCGTTTCGAAGCCGTTCGGATAACCCGCGTCCGCGAGCAGTTTCTTTGCCTTCACCGGATCGTACGGCCACGGCTTCACGGACTTGTCGTAGCTCCACGTGTTAGGCGGATACGGATTGACGGCCGGCGTCGCGGTGTTGTCGAAGATCGCCTTCAGATAAGTGGTGCGGTCGAACGCCATGTTCAGCGCGGCGCGCACCTTCTGGTTGTCGAGCGGCTTCTTCTGCGTGTTCAGCGCGACGAAGGCGGTCATGAAGGCCGGTGTCTGAACGATGGCGAGCGACTTGTCGCCCTTCGCTTCGGCGAGATCCTGCGGTTTCGGCGACAGCGCGATCTGGCATTCGCCGGCTTTCACCTTTTGCGCGCGCACCGTGGCGTCCGGCGTGATCGCGTAGATCAGGCGATCGATCTTCGGTTTCGGGCCCCAATACGTCGGATTCACGTCGTAGCGGATCACCGCGTCTTTGGTGTAGCTCTTCAACTCGAACGGGCCGGTGCCGATCGGCTTTGCATTCAGGTCGACCTGTTTGCCGGCCTTGAGCAACTGGTCGGCGTATTCGGCCGAATAGATCGAGGCGAAACCCATCGTCAGGATCGACACGAAGGTCGCGTCCGGGGCGTTCAGTTCGAACTTGACGGTGTTGTCGTCAACCTTGCTGATCGACTTGATGAGCTTCGGCAAGCCCATTGATTGGGCGTGCGGGAAGCCGCTCGCGCCCGCCACCTTGTGCCACGGATTGCTGTCGTTGAGCATGCGGTCGAACGTGAAGACGACGTCGTCGGCATTCAGCGGCCGGGTGGGCTTGAAGTAATCGGTGGTCTGGAACTGCACGTTCGGGCGCAGGTGGAACGTGTAGGTGAGGCCATCGGCGCTCACGTCCCACTTGTCGGCCAGCGAAGGCACAACTTTCTTCGCGGCCTCGTCGTATGAGACCAGCGAATTGAAAATCACGTCGGCCGACGCATTGGTCGTGACGAGCGAATTGAATTGCACGACATCGAAACCGTCAGGGCTCGATTCGGTACAGACGGTCAGCGGTTTGGCGAGCACGAGCGCGGGCGCCGTGAACAGTACGGCGGCTGCGAGCAGTTTGAAGCGCATAGGATCTCCCATAACAAGCGCAGTCAGGCAGTGCGTCTGGTTGTGTGGTTGTATTCCGTTGACGGGCGGCGACCGGTCTGGCCGTCGTCTTTATTGTGATACGTTTCCGGCGCCTGCGCATGGTTTGGCGGATACCGTACACGCGCGCTTTGGCCTTCGCGAAAGCTTATCGAAGGGTGGTTGTGACGACAACAATTTAATCCGCATATCCATATGGATAGCGGATGTCGGTGTCAGCGCTCAGGACGCGGCAGCGCGCGTTTTCGTCGATATTGACGCAGTGCGTTCGATTTACTCGGTGACGGCGCGGGGCTTGCGTGGCGCACGTTCGAACGCGCGATCGTAGAGCCAGCGCGGCAGCACATGCAACAGCATGGCCGCAATGCGCATCTGCCACGGGAACACCGCAAAGGATGTCTGCCGCTCGATCGCGCCCGCGACCTTCACGGCGAAGCGGTCGGCGTCCATCAGAAACGGCATGCCGTACGGATTGTGCTCGGTCATCGGCGTGCGGATATAGCCGGGCGCGATGGTGACCACGCCGACGCCCAGAGGGCGCATCTCGACGCGCAGCGCTTCCAGATACTTGAGCGCCGCCGACTTCGACGCGCTGTACGCACCCGACCCCGGCAAGCCCCGCACCCCGGCCACGCTGGCAATGCCGACCAGCGTGCCTTTCTTCGCGGCCACCATTGCGGCGGCGAACGGCTCGAAAGTGGCGACCATGCCGAAGTAGTTGATATCCATCACTTCGCGGAAGGTGCGCAGGTCGCCGTGCCCGGTGACCGCGCCGCGGCTGATGCCGGCATTGGCGATCACGATGTCCGGCAAACCATGCTGCGCGATGAACTGTGCGGCCGCTTCAGCGAGCGCTTCGGCGTCGCGGACGTCGACGGAATAGGTGGAGATGGAATTCTGCGGATGGGACTGCTGGAAAGCGGCGAGCGCGTCGCCGCGGCGGGCAACCAGGCCGAGAATCGCGCCGCGCCGCGCATATTCGGCGGCGAGCGCGAGGCCGATGCCACTCGAGGCGCCGGTAATGAAAACCTTCAAGGGTGAACTCATTCCGGCGCCTCGGCTTTACATCTTCTTGGCGCGGACCTGCTGCACCAGGTAGTCGAGCACCTGAATCGTGCCCGGCAGGCTGTTGGTCGCCGCCGGACCGGTTTCATACTTGCCCTGCACGGCCAGCGTCGGCACGCCGTCGATCTTGTAGTCGTCCATCAGTTTCTTATCCTTCTGCAACGCGCTTTGCGTCGAGAACGAGTTGTACGCGTCCATGTACTTCTTCGGATCGACGCCGTTCTTCGCGAGGAACTTGGCCTGGTCTTCCGGCGTCAGCAGGTAGTTTTTGTTGACGTGGATTTCGTTGAAAACCTTCGGCGTGAGTTGCTGGGCGAGACCGAGCGCGTCGAGCGCATGGAACATTTTCGAGTGCGGAATGAAGTCGTCGCGGAAGGCGACCGGCACGCGCTTGAACACGACGTCCGGACCTTGCTTCTTGATCCAGGCTTCCAGGTAGGGGTCGAATTCATTGCAGTGCGGGCAGCCGTACCAGAAGAATTCGGTGACTTCGATCTTGCCGGCCGGCGCGTCCGTAGGTTGCGGCGTGGCCAGCACGGTGTAGTCCTTGCCGGACACCGGCGCGGCCGGCGATGCATGCGCCGTGGCGGCAACCAGGCCCAGCGAGAGGAACAGAATGCTCAGCAGTTTTTTCATGTTGTGTTGACCCAAGTAGGCGATAAAGCGGTGGCGCCACGCAAATGCCCGTCACCGTTTTCATTGTCGGCGTAGACGTTCTAGTCGGTTGTGTTTGTCGATTGTGTTTGTGACACGCGCCGCACGCCGGGAGTTCGGCGTGCGGCGCGTTCCGGTAAAAATCACCGTTTATTGATTGCCTGCTTATTGTTTCGTAAAGCGGATGACGGCTGTATCCACGCCCGCGTCGGACAGACGCTGACGGCTCGAATTCATGTCTTCAAACTTCGAGAACGGGCCGATCCGCACACGGTAGTACGTCACGCCGCCAGCATCGCGCTGCGTGACCTTCGACTCGAAGCCCTGGAAGGCGAGACGCGCACGTTGCTGCTCGGCGTCGGCCGAGGTCTTGTAGGCGCCCACTTGCAGGAAGTAGCCCGTGTTCGCGTCACCTGGCGCCGGCGCTGCGCCCGAACCGGGCTTGGCGTTGGCAGCCGTACTCTTCGGCGCCGAGCCCGCCGCGGTGGCGGCCGGTGCGCTGGAACCTTGCGGTTTCTTCGCCGTTGCAGTGGCCGTGCCGTTGTCCTGCGCGGGTTTCGGCGCGACTGCGGTGCCGTTCGCGTTGTCACCCGACGGCGGCACTTCGACGATCTGCGGTTCTTCCAGCATGCCGGACTGCGTTTGCGAATTGGTCTGGCCCGGGGCGGTGTTCGGCGGTGCCGGCTGCGCGGCTTGCGGCACCGGCTGGCCCGGCGTCTTGCCTTGCAGCGGACGGTTCGGGTCGTATTGCTGTGCCTGGCTTGCGCCGGTGTCAGGCGCCGCGGGCGGCGCGACCTTCGAGACAAACGGCGTAGGTGCGCGGGTGATATACAGCGCCACCACTACCGCGATCGCGAGACCGACGATCAGGCCCAGCACGATACCGAGAAAAGTCCCCCCGGTTTGTTTCGATTGCGATTGCTTTGTTGTGCGGCGTGGTTTTGCCATCGTATGAATCACCTGCAAAAAGAATCCTGGAACGGCCGTCGATTATAACGACGGCCGCATGCATGTTGCGCCGGAGGACTTACATCTTGACGGGAGCGGAGACGCCGATCGTCGCGAGACCGTTGGCCAACACCTGACGCGTGGCCGCAAGCAGCGCGACGCGCGCATTGCGCTCGGCCGCGTCGTCGACCAGCACGCGTTCAGCTTTGTCATTGTAGAACGAGTGGAATTCCCCGGCGAGGTCGCGCAGATAGAACGCGACCGCGTGCGGCGCGAGTTCGTCGGCGGCGTGCTCGAGCATGTCCGGGAACTCGGCGAGCTTGTTCAGCAAGGCCATGGCGCGTTCGCTGGTGAGCGGCGACACGTCGAGCTGGGCCAGCGTGCTTTCGTCCGTGTTGTAGCGCGCCTTGCATTCGGCGATGACCGAGCAGATCCGTGCATGCGCGTACTGCACGTAGTGCACCGGATTCTCGTCGTTCTGTTTCAACGCCAGGTCGATGTCGAACACGAATTCCGTGTCAGCCTTGCGCGAAATCAGGAAGAAGCGCACAGCGTCGCGACCGCGGCGAATCGTCTCTTCGTCGATCAGGTCGATCGCGGCTTCCGAGCCCGGCGTGGCGCCGCCCGACCATTCGATCAGGTCGCGCACGGTCACATAGCTGCCGGCGCGCTTGGAGATCTTCACCTCTTCGCCGTTGCGCATGACCGTGACCATCTTGTGCAGGATGTAGTCGGGATAGCCCTTCGGAATGCCGATGCCGAGGCCTTGCAGGCCGGCGCGCACCCGCGCGATCGTGCCGTGGTGGTCCGAGCCCTGCACGTTGATGACCTTGGTGAAGCCGCGTTCCCACTTGGCGACGTGATACGCGACGTCCGGCACGAAGTACGTGTAGGTGCCGTCGGTCTTGCGCATCACGCGGTCTTTGTCGTCGCCGTCGTCGGTGGTGCGCAGCCACAGTGCGCCTTCCTGTTCGTAGGTCTTGCCGGCGGCGATCAGCGCATCCACGGTTTTCTCGACCCGGCCTTCCTTGTACAGCGACGACTCCAGGTAGTACTGGTCGAACTTCACGCCGAACGCCTGCAGGTCCATATCCTGCTCGCGGCGCAGATAGGCCACCGCAAAGCGGCGGATCGCGTCGAGGTTTTCGATGTCGCCCGCGCCCGTCACGGGCTCGCCGTCGCTCGCGGCCACGGTGACGCCGTTCAGATAGTCTTTCGCGATATCGGCGATGTACTCGCCGTTGTATGCCGAAGCCGGCCAGCCTTCGTCGCCCGGAGCGAGGCCGCGGGCGCGCGCCTGGGTCGACACGGCGAGCGTGTGGATCTGCACGCCGGCGTCGTTGTAGTAGAACTCGCGGTGCACGTCATAGCCCTGGCTAGCCAGCACGTTCGACAGCGCGTCGCCGAGCGCGGCCTGGCGGCCGTGGCCGACGTGCAGCGGGCCGGTCGGGTTGGCCGAGACGAATTCGATCAGTACGTGCTTGCCGGCGTCGCGCTGCGAGCGGCCGAAGGCTTCCTTTTCAGCGAATACGGCCGCGATCACGGCCTGCTTCGCGGCCGCCGCGAGGCGCAGGTTGATGAAGCCGGGGCCGGCCACTTCGGCGGCGTCCACGAGCCCCTTGGCCTGCGGCTGCGCGAGCAGCGCGTCGACGATCTGCTGGGCCAACTGGCGCGGGTTGGCGCGCAACGGCTTGGCGAGTTGCATCGCCACATTGCACGCGACGTCGCCGTGCGCGGCCACCTTGGGACGCTCCAGCGTGATCGTGGGCGAGACGAAGGCGGCTTCGGTCGCGCCTTGGGTTGCTTCAGCAACCTGCTTCACCGTGTCGGCGAGCAGTGTTTCGAGGGTTTGTTTATGTGCGGGCAGCATGCTTGTTGCGAGTCCAGTGAGGCAATCCGGTAATGCGGAAGAAGCGGCGGCCGCGCGCGACGCGCAGCCGATTCGTCAGAAGCGTGGAAAGCGGCGATGCCCCGGCCGGTAGGCAGCAGGCACACCGTGGCGCCATCAGGCGCGCGGCGTGCTTGCCGCCAGGCTTGGCGCGCTTGTGCGCGGTTTCGCGTGATTTTGGCCAACCGCTCCGGCTCGGCCACCCGCGCAACGCCGTACACAGCGCATTGCAGCGCGCTTTTCCGTTCAGACGGATTTTAGCAGGTGCTAATATGTTCAATGAGATGCCCACCAAGGGCCGTGGCCGCCGTGCCTGATCGGCGTGTCAACGCAAAGCGCGCGGGCGGCGAGTTTTTGGGCGGCACGTGCGTCGATCCAACATAACGAAAAAGGGAACAGTCATGCTGATTACTTTTAAATGCCGGGCCTGCCCGGATGTGATGATGCTGGAGAATCTTGCACAGTACCTCGTGGGCATTGTCGGCAAGCGCCTGGGCGAGCGTGGCGTCATCATCCACGACGAACTTGACGTTGCAATCAGCAAACTCGAAGCGGCGATTACCTTCGACAAACAGGAACGTGCCGAGCACGATGGCCATTTCCACGAAGGTGAAGAGGGCCACGAGCATCACGAAATTCCGCCGGGGCTCGCCCAGCGTGCGTATCCGTTCCTCGACATGCTACGTGCCGCGAAGAAGGAAAACGCCGATATCGTCTGGGGTATCTGAGCCGGGCTTCGTCCGCCAGCGGTGGCGCTTGCAGCGCCCGGCGGCGCGGCGCGGACCGGGTTGCGCCGCGCGCAATATGACGTATCAATGAAAAGAGCCCGCATCTGCGGGCTCTTTGTCTTTTACGGGGCTTAACAGCCCGTCTGCCAGGCCTGCTTACTGGCTGGCGCCGTCTGCCGGCGCTGCCATCGGTGCCGACGCACCCTTCTTCATTTTCTGCTTCTTGGGCTTCTTGACGTGCTTTTGTGTAGGCGGCGAATAGGAACTGACCGAGCTGGCGGGCTGGGCCAGCGCCACCGAGGCGCCTGCGGCGAGCGAAACAGCAGTCAATAACAGCGTCAGCTTCTTCATACGATTCTCTCCGTTGACGATTGCAATTTGATAAGCCGACGCGTTTTGGCCACGTCTGGCGGGGTGAAGCTATTTCAGTCTACAAAGCCGAAAATTGCACTGCCGCAAATATTCAGCCTAGCGTGCCCGATATAGTGGGTTCCCCGCCCCGCAAGGCTTACAGCAAAGGCGCGAGCGCCCGCTCGGCGTCTGTTTTCGACAACGACATGCGTACTGCGTAGTCTTCCAGCTGGTCCTGGCCGATCTTGCCGACCGAGAAATAGGTGCTGTCCGGGTGCGCCAGATAGAAGCCGGACACGCTGGCCGCCGGCAGCATGGCCAGCGATTCGGTCACGCTCATGCCGATTTCGGTGGCTTGCAGCACGTCGAACATA
This window contains:
- a CDS encoding MerR family transcriptional regulator, which encodes MNTQYTITELAREFDVTPRAIRFYEDQGLLSPTREGSSGLRRVYSGRDRTRLKLTLRGKRLGFTLSEIRDLLDVYESPTDTVPQLHAFLATVSRHRDVLERQLEDLNATLEDLAQYEAQARALLESGARGTQSA
- the aceK gene encoding bifunctional isocitrate dehydrogenase kinase/phosphatase, with translation MNHFPKLLSSQIGFDVAQTMLEGFDRHYRIFRDAAIHAKTLFEAADWHGLQTLARERITSYDERVEECVELLEDEYDAENIDSEVWQQIKLHYIGLLTTHRQPECAETFFNSVCCKILHRSYFNNDFIFVRPAISTEYIENDEPAAKPTYRAYYPGKDGLAATLERIVTNFQLEPPFEDLTRDVECVMQTIHDAFGVFDEAANFQIHVLSSLFYRNKTAYIIGRIINGDLLLPFAVPLRHVKPGVLALDTVLLKREQLLIIFSFSHSYFLVDMEVPSAYVEFLCTIMPGKPKAEIYTSVGLQKQGKNLFYRDLLHHLKHSSDPFIIAPGIKGLVMLVFTLPSFPYVFKLIKDHFPPPKETTREKIKGKYQLVKRHDRLGRMADTLEYSSVALPISRLDEALMRELEKEVPSLIEYDGDNLVIRHLYIERRMVPLNLFLQNGSDEDVDHGIKEYGNAIKELMQANIFPGDMLYKNFGVTRHGRVVFYDYDEIEYLTECNVRAVPAPRNEEDEMSGEPWYSVGPHDIFPETYGTFLLGDPRVRRSFMQHHADFFDPALWQRHKDHLLKGELPDFFPYDSSVRFCIRYPERFADTASGQAENPADEPTVRVA
- a CDS encoding ABC transporter substrate-binding protein gives rise to the protein MRFKLLAAAVLFTAPALVLAKPLTVCTESSPDGFDVVQFNSLVTTNASADVIFNSLVSYDEAAKKVVPSLADKWDVSADGLTYTFHLRPNVQFQTTDYFKPTRPLNADDVVFTFDRMLNDSNPWHKVAGASGFPHAQSMGLPKLIKSISKVDDNTVKFELNAPDATFVSILTMGFASIYSAEYADQLLKAGKQVDLNAKPIGTGPFELKSYTKDAVIRYDVNPTYWGPKPKIDRLIYAITPDATVRAQKVKAGECQIALSPKPQDLAEAKGDKSLAIVQTPAFMTAFVALNTQKKPLDNQKVRAALNMAFDRTTYLKAIFDNTATPAVNPYPPNTWSYDKSVKPWPYDPVKAKKLLADAGYPNGFETTIWVRPNGSVLNPNPKAGAELLQADFAKIGVKAEVKVIEWGELIKQAKQGQHDTLFMGWAGDNGDPDNYLSPLFSCNAVKSGINFARFCDQDLDKLIADGKATPDQAKRAKAYEQAQQIIHDQALWIPLGYPTAAAITRTNVSGYHVSPFGRQNFGAVAVQ
- a CDS encoding MBL fold metallo-hydrolase; translated protein: MNALEHQLDYPFNDTMPEAGHAMEVAPGVFWLRMPLPFALDHINLWLLRDEIDGQRGWTVVDCGIASDAIRENWEKVFDSVLDGLPVLRVIATHCHPDHIGLAHWICGGGDKKRWNVRLWTTLGEYMQARVMAAGDGSNAGGEGAAQHFARHGLNDQASLEKLRNRTSYYASLVPALPDQYRRLREADGVRIGGKTWRVVTGFGHSPEHCALYCEETGTLISGDMVLPRISTNVSVFAMEPESTPLALYLESLGRYETMPEDTLVLPSHGKPFRGVRTRIRQLREHHDARLAEVREACAEKPQSAADIVPLMFKRQLDIHQMTFAMGEALAHLHLLWLAGELQRRQDADGVIRFSGAADLKR
- the can gene encoding carbonate dehydratase, which produces MNTNDSPAANPLAHLFDNNDAWVARKLSEDPEYFSRLAHQQTPEYLWIGCSDSRVPANQIIGLPPGEVFVHRNIANVVVHTDLNCLSVIQFAVDLLKVKHIMVVGHYGCSGVAAALHGRRVGLADNWLHHVQDVRTKHAALIEEWPIGEARHRRLVELNAIEQVMNVCRTTIVNDAWARGQELAVHGWVYGVHDGKVRNLGMTVNDPAALDATYRNCLAAVSAGGVYKEDSDMAAADAAQLGDVPAIVEGVIKELKHEGDKHE